In Streptomyces qaidamensis, one DNA window encodes the following:
- a CDS encoding ABC transporter substrate-binding protein gives MDTHVHDRRRFLALAAGAAAAPLLTACGAGFGGNDDKSDGSAADDVTGSFDWKREKGTTVKALLNKHPYTDALIADLKSFTAKTGIEVEYDVFPEDNYFDKLTVDLSSGRASYDVFMLGAYMVWQYGPPNWLEDLGPWMRNSSATGAEWDQADFFPNLLQADQWSLKAGAPLGQGGQYALPWGWETNVVAYNTEVFRKLGVKPAETFDELTELAGTIKRKAPGAGFDGMYGIAVRGSRSWATIHPGFMTMYARNGLKDFTVDGGKLTPAMNSPEAVAFTEDWARMVKRGGPPSWTSYTWYQCSSDLGAKKAGMLFDADTAAYFQAVKGASPASGKIAFHPGPQGPGGSLATNMWIWSLGMNAKSKKKSASWLFLQWATGKEHLRKSAITHNHIDPVRKSVADDAAYKDKMRHLPGFLETFEKVVDQTKIQFTPQAQFFDATTSWASALQEIYGGKGAKPVLDGLADDLAGKVG, from the coding sequence ATGGACACGCACGTGCACGACCGCCGGCGCTTCCTCGCCCTCGCCGCCGGGGCGGCGGCGGCCCCGTTACTCACGGCCTGCGGCGCCGGTTTCGGCGGGAACGACGACAAGAGCGACGGTTCCGCCGCGGACGACGTCACCGGTTCCTTCGACTGGAAGCGGGAGAAGGGCACCACCGTCAAGGCCCTGCTCAACAAGCACCCGTACACGGACGCCCTCATCGCCGACCTGAAGTCCTTCACCGCGAAGACCGGCATCGAGGTCGAGTACGACGTCTTCCCCGAGGACAACTACTTCGACAAGCTCACCGTGGACCTGTCCAGCGGGCGGGCCTCCTACGACGTCTTCATGCTCGGCGCGTACATGGTGTGGCAGTACGGGCCGCCGAACTGGCTGGAGGACCTCGGCCCCTGGATGCGCAACTCCTCGGCCACGGGCGCCGAATGGGACCAGGCGGACTTCTTCCCGAACCTGCTCCAGGCCGACCAGTGGTCCCTGAAGGCGGGCGCCCCGCTCGGCCAGGGCGGACAGTACGCGCTGCCGTGGGGCTGGGAGACGAACGTCGTCGCCTACAACACCGAGGTGTTCCGCAAGCTCGGCGTGAAACCGGCGGAGACCTTCGACGAGCTGACCGAACTCGCCGGGACCATCAAGCGGAAGGCGCCGGGCGCGGGTTTCGACGGCATGTACGGGATCGCCGTGCGCGGCTCCCGGAGCTGGGCCACCATCCACCCGGGCTTCATGACGATGTACGCCCGCAACGGGCTGAAGGACTTCACGGTCGACGGCGGGAAGCTCACCCCCGCCATGAACAGCCCCGAGGCCGTCGCCTTCACCGAGGACTGGGCCCGCATGGTCAAGCGGGGCGGGCCGCCGTCCTGGACGTCGTACACCTGGTACCAGTGCTCCAGCGACCTGGGTGCGAAGAAGGCCGGGATGCTGTTCGACGCCGACACGGCCGCCTACTTCCAGGCGGTGAAGGGCGCGAGCCCCGCCTCCGGGAAGATCGCCTTCCACCCGGGGCCGCAGGGGCCGGGCGGGTCGCTCGCCACCAACATGTGGATCTGGTCGCTCGGCATGAACGCCAAGAGCAAGAAGAAGAGCGCCAGCTGGCTGTTCCTGCAGTGGGCCACCGGCAAGGAGCACCTGCGCAAGAGCGCGATCACGCACAACCACATCGACCCGGTGCGCAAGTCCGTCGCCGACGACGCCGCGTACAAGGACAAGATGCGGCATCTGCCGGGCTTCCTGGAGACCTTCGAGAAGGTCGTCGACCAGACGAAGATCCAGTTCACCCCGCAGGCCCAGTTCTTCGACGCGACGACCAGCTGGGCCTCGGCCCTCCAGGAGATCTACGGCGGCAAGGGTGCGAAGCCGGTCCTGGACGGGCTGGCGGACGACCTCGCCGGCAAGGTGGGCTAG
- a CDS encoding carbohydrate ABC transporter permease, giving the protein MGWRITLRPYVLIVPALLLTCGILYPFGLGLYYTLFDFSASKPQPDMVRFENYRAVFTQEAFWNSAWVTVLYAVGAALAETVLGVAVALLLHRSTLIGRVLEKILILPLMIAPVIAAIIWKLMLQPSVGVVNHLLRPFGLGGVQWTDTPTGALLSSIAVDVWVYTPFVAILALAGLRSLPTSPFEAAAVDGAGWWYTFRRLTLPMLWPYVLVAVIFRFMDSLKVFDIIYALTEGGPGDSTVVLQIRAYLEAIRFQRYSFGISYTIVLWAVVYLAAMVLVKHLGKIQRKAAEVTT; this is encoded by the coding sequence ATGGGGTGGCGGATCACCCTGCGCCCGTACGTCCTGATCGTCCCAGCGCTCCTGCTGACCTGCGGGATCCTCTACCCCTTCGGGCTCGGCCTGTACTACACGCTGTTCGACTTCTCGGCGAGCAAACCGCAGCCGGACATGGTGCGCTTCGAGAACTACAGAGCCGTCTTCACTCAGGAGGCGTTCTGGAACTCGGCGTGGGTGACGGTGCTGTACGCCGTCGGGGCTGCGCTCGCCGAGACCGTGCTCGGCGTGGCCGTCGCCCTGCTGCTGCACCGCTCGACACTGATCGGCCGGGTCCTGGAGAAGATCCTGATCCTGCCGCTGATGATCGCCCCGGTGATCGCGGCGATCATCTGGAAGCTGATGCTCCAGCCGTCGGTCGGGGTGGTCAACCACCTGCTGAGGCCTTTCGGTCTGGGCGGGGTGCAGTGGACCGACACCCCGACGGGCGCGCTGCTGTCGTCGATCGCCGTGGACGTGTGGGTCTACACCCCGTTCGTGGCGATCCTCGCCCTCGCCGGTCTGCGGTCGCTGCCCACCTCCCCGTTCGAGGCGGCGGCCGTGGACGGCGCGGGCTGGTGGTACACCTTCCGCCGGCTGACCCTGCCGATGCTGTGGCCCTACGTCCTGGTCGCGGTGATCTTCCGGTTCATGGACTCGCTGAAGGTGTTCGACATCATCTACGCCCTGACGGAAGGCGGGCCGGGCGACTCGACGGTGGTGCTCCAGATCCGGGCGTATCTCGAAGCCATCCGCTTCCAGCGGTACTCCTTCGGGATCAGCTACACGATCGTGCTGTGGGCCGTGGTCTACCTGGCCGCGATGGTGCTGGTGAAGCACCTGGGGAAGATCCAGCGGAAGGCCGCGGAGGTGACCACGTGA
- a CDS encoding carbohydrate ABC transporter permease: protein MRKRLVGWLCDTALILYFVFALFPIAWMVILSLKPADQLFSTYFSFSPTLDGYRTVLGDSEGIPFVRFFVNSLVVSVGAVVLSLVVGLPAAYASARWRFKGSENLMFTLLSFRFAPELTVIIPLFVLYQKLGLFDTYVGMVWVLQLVTLPLIVWIMRSYFADLTPELEQAALLDGYTRKQAFFKVALPLVKPGIAAVSLLAFIFAWNNFVFPLILTSNEAQTVTVGALSFLGGDRPKYNLTAAAALVSVVPPLLLALTIQRYLVRGLSFGAVKS, encoded by the coding sequence GTGAGGAAACGCCTGGTGGGGTGGCTGTGCGACACCGCCCTGATCCTCTACTTCGTCTTCGCGCTGTTCCCCATCGCCTGGATGGTGATCTTGTCGCTGAAGCCGGCCGACCAGCTGTTCTCCACCTACTTCTCCTTCTCCCCCACCCTCGACGGTTACCGGACGGTCCTCGGCGACAGCGAGGGCATCCCGTTCGTGCGGTTCTTCGTCAACAGCCTGGTGGTGTCGGTGGGGGCGGTCGTACTGTCGCTGGTGGTGGGCCTTCCGGCGGCGTATGCCTCGGCCCGCTGGCGGTTCAAGGGCTCCGAGAACCTGATGTTCACGCTGCTGTCGTTCCGCTTCGCACCCGAACTGACCGTCATCATCCCGCTGTTCGTGCTCTACCAGAAGCTCGGCCTGTTCGACACGTACGTCGGCATGGTGTGGGTGCTGCAGCTCGTCACCCTGCCGTTGATCGTGTGGATCATGCGGTCCTACTTCGCCGACCTCACACCCGAGCTGGAGCAGGCCGCCCTGCTCGACGGCTACACCCGCAAGCAGGCGTTCTTCAAGGTGGCGCTCCCGCTGGTCAAGCCGGGCATCGCGGCCGTGTCGCTGCTGGCGTTCATCTTCGCCTGGAACAACTTCGTCTTCCCGCTGATCCTCACCTCCAACGAGGCCCAGACGGTGACCGTCGGCGCGCTGTCGTTCCTCGGCGGGGACCGGCCCAAGTACAACCTCACGGCCGCCGCCGCGCTGGTGTCGGTCGTACCGCCGCTGCTGCTGGCGCTGACGATCCAGCGCTACCTGGTGCGGGGTCTGTCGTTCGGGGCGGTGAAGTCATGA
- a CDS encoding ABC transporter ATP-binding protein gives MIRLSGIRKAYGKTLALDELELEVREGEFFCLLGPSGAGKTTTLKTVAGLEQPDSGTVVLDGEDMRGVEPYDRGVAMCFESYALYPHRSAYDNLASPLRSPRHRLPAAEARQRIGAIAELLGISGLLDRPVGQLSNGQRQRVALGRVLVRPARAFLLDEPLSHLDAKLRQQMRAELKAIGAVQHTTTLYVTHDSVEALALGDRIGVIRQGRIVQTGTREEIWYEPYDTEVARAFGRPRINLLPGVVTESGVRSDGGVELPVRAQAAPGTEVLVGLRPRDIALHGGEGHGLTGTVYVTEVLGRSVEVTVRLGSGEQRVSLVAPRGDAARLRPDDPVRLVVRPENLLLFEADRPERPGRRIETQS, from the coding sequence ATGATCCGGCTGAGCGGGATACGCAAGGCGTACGGGAAGACCCTCGCCCTCGACGAGCTCGAACTGGAGGTGCGCGAGGGCGAGTTCTTCTGTCTGCTCGGACCGTCCGGCGCGGGCAAGACCACCACCCTGAAAACCGTCGCCGGGCTGGAACAGCCCGACTCCGGCACGGTCGTGCTCGACGGCGAGGACATGCGGGGGGTCGAGCCGTACGACCGGGGCGTGGCGATGTGCTTCGAGAGCTACGCCCTCTATCCGCACCGCTCGGCCTACGACAACCTCGCCTCACCGCTGCGCTCGCCCCGGCACCGGCTGCCCGCCGCCGAGGCCCGGCAGCGGATCGGCGCGATCGCCGAACTGCTCGGCATCTCCGGGCTGCTGGACCGGCCCGTCGGGCAGCTGTCCAACGGGCAGCGGCAGCGCGTCGCCCTCGGCCGGGTCCTGGTCCGCCCCGCCCGGGCCTTCCTGCTCGACGAGCCGCTCTCCCACCTCGACGCCAAGCTCCGCCAGCAGATGCGGGCCGAGCTGAAGGCGATCGGGGCCGTGCAGCACACCACCACCCTCTACGTCACCCACGACTCGGTCGAGGCACTGGCGCTCGGCGACCGGATCGGGGTCATCCGCCAGGGCCGGATCGTGCAGACGGGCACGCGGGAGGAGATCTGGTACGAGCCGTACGACACGGAGGTCGCGCGGGCCTTCGGCCGGCCCCGGATCAATCTGTTGCCGGGCGTGGTGACGGAGAGCGGCGTGCGCTCGGACGGCGGTGTGGAACTGCCGGTCCGGGCACAGGCCGCACCGGGCACGGAGGTACTGGTGGGCCTGCGCCCCCGGGACATCGCCCTGCACGGCGGCGAGGGACACGGGCTGACCGGGACCGTGTACGTCACCGAGGTGCTCGGCCGGTCCGTGGAGGTCACCGTCCGGCTCGGGAGCGGGGAGCAGCGCGTGTCGCTGGTGGCACCCCGGGGGGACGCGGCGCGCCTTCGTCCGGACGATCCGGTACGGCTCGTCGTCCGGCCTGAGAACCTGCTGCTGTTCGAGGCCGACCGGCCGGAGCGACCGGGACGACGGATAGAGACGCAGTCATGA
- a CDS encoding DeoR/GlpR family DNA-binding transcription regulator, which translates to MSNSSGGQQGPAARQAAMAEQVLADGSATAAELAERFGVSLMTIHRDLDELERQGIVRKFRGGVTAQPSGVFESNVQYRLKTMRAEKAAVAEHALRLVEPGMAILLDDSTSTLEIARRLRTAEITPLTVVTNFLEAINLLSGQRGIHLMALGGDYDPLHSSFLGVSCVEAVEQLRVDVCFASTSAVHGGYAYHQEQHIVSVKRAMLDAAARNVLLIDHTKLGRVALHRVVPLSRFDTLLVDDGASPEALRDLDEHKVRYEVCAMTAREP; encoded by the coding sequence ATGAGCAACAGCAGTGGTGGACAGCAGGGGCCCGCGGCACGGCAGGCCGCGATGGCCGAGCAGGTGCTGGCCGACGGCTCGGCGACCGCGGCGGAGCTCGCCGAGCGGTTCGGGGTGAGCCTGATGACCATCCACCGGGACCTCGACGAGCTCGAACGGCAGGGCATCGTACGGAAGTTCCGGGGCGGGGTGACCGCGCAGCCGTCGGGGGTCTTCGAGTCGAACGTGCAGTACCGGCTGAAGACGATGCGCGCCGAGAAGGCCGCCGTCGCGGAGCACGCGCTGCGGTTGGTGGAGCCAGGGATGGCGATCCTGCTGGACGACTCGACGTCCACGCTGGAGATAGCCAGGCGGTTGCGTACGGCCGAGATCACGCCGCTGACGGTCGTCACCAACTTCCTGGAGGCGATCAACCTCCTGTCCGGCCAGCGGGGCATCCACCTGATGGCGCTCGGCGGCGACTACGACCCGCTGCACTCCTCGTTCCTCGGGGTGTCGTGCGTGGAGGCGGTCGAGCAGCTCCGGGTGGACGTGTGCTTCGCGTCGACGTCGGCCGTGCACGGGGGTTACGCCTACCACCAGGAGCAGCACATCGTGTCGGTGAAGCGGGCGATGCTCGACGCGGCGGCACGGAACGTCCTGCTGATCGACCACACCAAGCTCGGCCGGGTCGCCCTGCACCGGGTCGTCCCGCTGTCCCGCTTCGACACGCTCCTCGTGGACGACGGGGCGTCGCCGGAGGCACTGCGGGATCTGGACGAACACAAGGTCCGTTACGAGGTTTGCGCGATGACCGCTCGTGAGCCGTAA
- a CDS encoding ABC transporter ATP-binding protein, producing MTGLELRELRKTYRARGRPGVDAVRGIDLTLRSGELLGLLGPSGCGKSTTLRMIAGLESVTGGDILVGGASVVERRAQERNIGVAFENYALYPPLSVAENLAFGLKARRGAARGSRGDVERKVKDIAERVGLTGLLGARPAGLSSGQKQRVSLARALIREPDVLLLDEPLSHLDAAQRDSTRRELKRIQKDLGHTTILVTHDQEEALSLADRIAVMKDGVIQQLGTPYEIYDSPASVFVADFVGEPAITLLPGISGGDGHARLSDAVRIPLPVPVDGGREVVVGIRPEDVRLTAEGGLPARVVAHEPLLESGLATLALDGVERHLVVLTGPEVRLAHDDRVRVAADPRHTHVFDAETGEALR from the coding sequence ATGACGGGACTGGAACTACGTGAGCTGAGAAAGACCTACCGGGCGCGGGGGCGGCCAGGGGTGGACGCCGTCCGCGGGATCGACCTGACCTTGCGGTCCGGGGAGCTGCTCGGGCTCCTCGGCCCGTCCGGGTGCGGCAAGTCGACCACGTTACGGATGATCGCCGGTCTCGAATCCGTCACCGGCGGGGACATCCTCGTCGGTGGGGCGTCGGTCGTCGAACGGCGCGCGCAGGAGCGGAACATCGGGGTGGCGTTCGAGAACTACGCGCTGTATCCGCCGCTGTCGGTCGCGGAGAACCTGGCGTTCGGGCTGAAGGCCCGGCGGGGGGCCGCCCGCGGTTCCAGGGGGGACGTCGAGCGCAAGGTGAAGGACATCGCCGAGCGGGTGGGCCTGACCGGCCTCCTCGGCGCCCGCCCGGCCGGCCTCTCCAGCGGCCAGAAGCAGCGCGTCTCCCTGGCCCGGGCCCTGATCCGCGAACCCGACGTGCTGCTCCTCGACGAGCCGCTCTCCCACCTGGACGCGGCCCAGCGCGACTCCACCCGCCGCGAACTCAAGCGCATCCAGAAGGACCTGGGCCACACCACCATCCTGGTCACCCACGACCAGGAGGAGGCCCTCTCCCTCGCCGACCGGATCGCCGTGATGAAGGACGGCGTCATCCAGCAGCTCGGCACCCCCTACGAGATCTACGACAGCCCGGCCAGCGTGTTCGTCGCGGACTTCGTCGGCGAGCCCGCGATCACCCTGCTGCCGGGCATCTCCGGCGGCGACGGCCACGCCCGCCTCTCCGACGCGGTGCGGATCCCCCTGCCCGTGCCGGTGGACGGGGGGCGTGAGGTCGTGGTCGGCATCCGCCCCGAGGACGTCCGGCTCACCGCCGAAGGCGGCCTGCCCGCCCGGGTCGTCGCCCATGAACCGCTCCTGGAGTCGGGCCTCGCGACCCTCGCCCTGGACGGGGTCGAACGGCATCTGGTCGTCCTCACCGGCCCCGAGGTACGGCTCGCCCACGACGACCGGGTCCGGGTCGCCGCCGACCCCCGGCACACCCATGTCTTCGACGCCGAAACAGGAGAGGCCCTGCGATGA